A genomic segment from Marinitoga sp. 1197 encodes:
- the nuoE gene encoding NADH-quinone oxidoreductase subunit NuoE: MEKFYEKTLLEELHGIQDTYGYIPEEQIIRIAKTKKIPKSQLYGVISFYSMFHIEPRGRYIIRVCNSLSCHLNSAEDVVETIKEFLGIDSGETTLDKKFTLEVVECLGHCGEGPVMLVNNKIYTKLTPQQAISILKECI, translated from the coding sequence GTGGAAAAGTTTTATGAAAAAACATTATTAGAAGAACTCCACGGCATTCAAGATACTTATGGATATATTCCAGAAGAACAGATTATTAGAATTGCTAAAACAAAAAAAATTCCAAAATCGCAATTGTATGGTGTAATTTCTTTTTATTCAATGTTTCATATTGAACCAAGAGGAAGATACATCATACGTGTTTGTAATAGCCTTTCGTGTCATCTGAATAGTGCTGAAGATGTTGTTGAAACTATAAAAGAATTTTTAGGAATAGACTCGGGAGAAACTACTTTGGATAAGAAATTCACTCTTGAAGTTGTGGAATGTTTAGGGCATTGTGGTGAAGGACCTGTAATGTTAGTAAATAATAAAATCTATACTAAACTTACACCTCAACAGGCCATTTCAATTTTAAAAGAATGTATATAA
- a CDS encoding peptidylprolyl isomerase: MRDWFVKWEKVIVIVIVVLFTAGIVWWSIAAYLGASKAKASSNTPSKDNATAVLTKDGTELDYPYWIMSYEINDEVNQMRQQYTAYGQKLDPVFDELTLSYSAVKKLFDIKVIEYYADKNNLTPTDKEVETEFNKFIDDQIAKLKENKDTWKKYLDYYKSEDNLRNIIKANYKNAYRTQLIIDRVKNDVSKVSKEEGLKYLKDNFEDLKKQYEEIKAQHILVSDEATANKIKQMIENKEITFEDAASKYSKDTSNATSGGELGWFKHNTMVKEFEDASFNATVGELVGPVKTNYGYHIIRVQDKKVFNNPEDIMNKFPEIYSEIEKKLKDEKFITWVKKYKENEKLGLEYLDEDLKLYDEYVALGESKDEQKIREFIKSLEQYIFENDELAVDASTNEKAIYINSTNLLKDILNQKLDKFTKYLTLKDSVDPEILKLGLNEINKKYNELSEKMKNVQGEEYTKLLKERFKYEDAKDFLEIKEELKDYTESEIAENKVKLQKEMEALKAKRIKVLDELFAEYPSSSKTVEFYYQEAPENYEVALKYSENKIDTYKQYLRYIDANAMFQYFGQQLKEINFNLNRIAFSKASTETRIEALETLIDFNDTFSQNTFSKIGYLEEIKKLDPKYPGIDKMIEDAEKEYESQKATETSK; the protein is encoded by the coding sequence ATGAGAGATTGGTTTGTTAAATGGGAAAAGGTTATAGTTATAGTGATTGTGGTATTATTTACAGCAGGAATAGTCTGGTGGTCAATTGCAGCATATTTAGGAGCATCAAAAGCAAAAGCGAGTTCCAATACACCATCAAAAGACAATGCAACAGCAGTTTTAACAAAAGACGGTACAGAATTAGATTATCCATATTGGATAATGAGTTATGAAATTAATGATGAAGTAAATCAAATGAGACAGCAATATACAGCTTATGGACAAAAATTGGATCCGGTATTTGATGAATTAACCTTATCATATAGCGCAGTAAAAAAATTATTTGATATAAAAGTTATAGAATATTATGCAGATAAAAACAATTTAACACCAACGGATAAAGAAGTTGAAACAGAATTTAATAAATTTATAGATGATCAGATAGCAAAGTTAAAAGAGAATAAGGATACATGGAAAAAATATTTAGATTATTATAAATCTGAAGATAATTTAAGAAATATAATAAAAGCAAATTATAAAAATGCTTACAGAACACAACTAATAATAGATAGAGTGAAAAATGATGTTTCAAAAGTATCAAAAGAAGAAGGGTTAAAATATTTAAAAGATAATTTTGAGGATTTGAAAAAACAATATGAAGAAATAAAAGCACAACATATATTGGTTTCTGATGAAGCTACAGCCAATAAAATAAAACAAATGATAGAAAATAAAGAAATAACTTTTGAAGATGCTGCATCTAAATACTCGAAAGATACATCAAATGCAACAAGTGGCGGAGAGTTAGGATGGTTTAAACACAATACAATGGTGAAGGAGTTTGAAGATGCTTCGTTTAATGCAACAGTAGGTGAATTAGTTGGGCCTGTAAAAACCAACTATGGATATCATATAATAAGAGTGCAGGATAAAAAAGTATTTAATAATCCAGAAGATATAATGAATAAATTTCCGGAAATTTATAGTGAAATAGAAAAGAAATTAAAAGATGAAAAGTTTATTACATGGGTAAAAAAATATAAAGAAAATGAAAAATTGGGATTAGAATACTTAGATGAAGATTTAAAATTATATGATGAATACGTTGCTTTGGGTGAATCAAAAGATGAACAAAAAATTCGTGAATTTATAAAATCATTAGAACAATATATATTTGAAAATGATGAACTTGCGGTGGATGCGTCCACAAATGAAAAAGCTATATATATAAATTCAACAAATCTATTAAAAGATATATTAAATCAAAAGTTAGACAAATTCACAAAATACCTAACATTAAAAGATTCAGTTGATCCAGAGATTTTAAAATTAGGATTAAATGAAATAAATAAAAAATATAATGAATTAAGTGAAAAAATGAAAAATGTACAGGGTGAAGAATATACAAAATTATTAAAAGAAAGATTTAAATATGAAGATGCTAAAGATTTCTTAGAAATAAAAGAAGAATTAAAAGATTATACAGAGTCTGAAATAGCAGAAAACAAAGTAAAATTACAAAAAGAAATGGAAGCTTTAAAAGCTAAAAGAATAAAAGTATTAGATGAATTGTTTGCAGAATATCCGAGTTCAAGCAAAACAGTTGAGTTCTATTATCAAGAAGCACCAGAGAATTATGAAGTAGCATTAAAATATTCTGAAAACAAAATTGATACATATAAACAATATTTGCGATATATAGATGCGAATGCGATGTTCCAATATTTTGGACAACAGCTAAAAGAAATTAATTTTAATTTAAATAGAATAGCATTTTCTAAAGCATCAACAGAAACAAGAATAGAGGCACTTGAAACATTAATAGATTTCAATGATACATTCAGTCAAAACACATTCTCAAAAATAGGATATTTAGAAGAAATTAAGAAATTAGATCCAAAATATCCAGGTATAGACAAAATGATAGAAGATGCAGAAAAAGAATATGAGTCTCAAAAGGCGACAGAAACGAGCAAATAG
- a CDS encoding complex I 51 kDa subunit family protein → MIKEKIFLKSDLDKTMENYEFIGLKNSLKLNSKNIVKKITESGLKGRGGAGFPTGKKWQFALSQKSDVKFLICNADEGEPGTFKDRFLLENMPFKVLEGIIIAAYTVKANYGYIYIRGEYSNAIEIFEKTIKDAYHRGLLGKNILGSGFDFELKLIKGAGAYVCGDETSLINSIEGKRGFSRIKPPYPVQKGLFDKPTVVNNVETLTAVAEIMKYEDNIYSKLGTEKSHGTKLVSINGDVKLPDVYEIEFGSMTVKDIIELAGGPKDEINFVVPGGIATSILKDEELDVLYTYEDLEKSGSSIGSGGMIVVSKKHDLLDILLNVSEFFVKETCGTCFPCREGNRNIREILLKMKRKGYKEEYKKIIGDLKESIMLAARCGFGQSSVNFIYSVLEKYFYEEVK, encoded by the coding sequence ATGATAAAAGAAAAAATATTTTTAAAATCAGATCTTGATAAAACAATGGAAAATTATGAATTTATTGGGTTGAAAAACTCATTAAAATTGAATTCAAAAAATATTGTGAAAAAAATAACCGAATCAGGATTAAAAGGAAGAGGTGGGGCTGGTTTTCCAACTGGAAAAAAATGGCAATTTGCACTTTCTCAAAAAAGTGATGTGAAATTTTTAATATGTAATGCAGATGAAGGAGAACCAGGAACATTTAAGGATAGGTTTCTTCTTGAAAATATGCCATTTAAAGTTTTAGAGGGCATAATAATAGCAGCATATACAGTTAAGGCAAATTATGGTTATATTTATATTAGGGGTGAATATTCAAATGCTATAGAAATTTTTGAAAAAACAATAAAAGATGCCTATCATAGAGGGTTGTTAGGTAAAAATATATTGGGTAGTGGTTTTGATTTTGAATTAAAATTAATAAAAGGTGCTGGGGCATATGTGTGTGGAGATGAAACATCATTAATAAATTCTATAGAAGGGAAAAGAGGATTTTCAAGGATAAAACCACCATATCCTGTTCAAAAAGGTTTATTTGATAAACCAACTGTAGTAAATAATGTAGAGACATTGACTGCTGTGGCTGAAATTATGAAATATGAAGATAATATATATTCAAAACTTGGAACAGAAAAAAGTCATGGAACAAAATTAGTTTCTATAAACGGTGATGTTAAATTACCAGATGTGTATGAGATCGAATTTGGTAGTATGACCGTAAAAGATATTATTGAATTAGCGGGTGGTCCGAAAGATGAAATTAATTTTGTAGTTCCTGGTGGAATAGCAACATCTATTTTAAAGGATGAAGAATTAGATGTATTATATACTTATGAAGATTTGGAAAAATCAGGTTCATCTATAGGTTCTGGTGGGATGATAGTAGTTTCAAAAAAACATGATTTGCTGGATATATTATTAAATGTTTCCGAATTCTTTGTAAAAGAAACGTGTGGAACCTGTTTCCCGTGTAGAGAGGGAAATAGAAATATAAGAGAAATATTATTAAAAATGAAAAGAAAGGGATATAAAGAAGAATACAAAAAGATAATAGGTGA
- a CDS encoding thiamine pyrophosphate-dependent enzyme — translation MPVNMKQLINLVDKEDWPFTQGHRLCPGCNAPMVAKWATMTAKALGYEPVVGAATGCLEVSTTIYPFTAWNIPYIHNAFENVAATISGAEAAYRSLKNRGRLKTDKPIKFIAFGGDGGTYDIGLQSLSGAIERGHDFLYILYDNEGYMNTGNQRSGSTPPGADATTEPIGKVKTGKVMFKKNIVEIIGAHENVYAATASTSDPFDFMAKVEKGLKHEGPAFIAVLAPCVRFWRIPESDGPAITKLAVETKYWPLYEIDRGVYKITRKPRNFKPIEEYIRSIGRFRKALQHPEYMEMIEEMQKYVDTRWERLLKFEEATKDMYLR, via the coding sequence GTGCCTGTAAATATGAAACAATTAATTAATTTGGTAGATAAAGAAGATTGGCCATTTACTCAAGGACATAGATTATGTCCAGGATGTAATGCACCAATGGTAGCAAAATGGGCAACAATGACTGCAAAGGCTTTAGGATACGAACCTGTAGTTGGTGCTGCAACTGGTTGTTTGGAAGTTTCAACAACAATATATCCATTTACAGCATGGAATATACCATATATACATAATGCATTTGAAAACGTAGCAGCAACGATTTCCGGTGCTGAAGCAGCATATAGATCATTAAAAAATAGAGGAAGACTAAAGACAGATAAACCTATTAAATTTATCGCATTTGGTGGAGACGGAGGAACATATGATATAGGTCTTCAATCATTATCAGGAGCAATTGAAAGAGGTCACGATTTCTTATACATTTTATATGATAATGAAGGATATATGAACACAGGAAACCAGAGATCAGGTTCAACACCTCCAGGTGCTGATGCAACAACAGAACCAATTGGAAAAGTAAAAACAGGAAAAGTAATGTTTAAAAAGAACATAGTAGAAATAATTGGAGCTCATGAAAATGTTTATGCTGCAACTGCATCCACATCAGATCCTTTTGATTTTATGGCAAAGGTTGAAAAAGGATTAAAACATGAAGGTCCAGCATTTATAGCAGTATTGGCTCCATGTGTAAGATTCTGGAGAATTCCTGAAAGTGATGGTCCAGCTATAACCAAATTAGCTGTTGAAACAAAGTACTGGCCATTATATGAAATTGACAGAGGAGTTTATAAAATAACAAGAAAACCGAGAAACTTTAAGCCAATCGAAGAATATATCAGGTCAATAGGAAGATTTAGAAAAGCTCTTCAACATCCAGAATATATGGAAATGATAGAAGAAATGCAGAAGTATGTGGATACAAGATGGGAAAGATTGTTAAAGTTTGAAGAAGCAACAAAAGATATGTACTTAAGATAA